A stretch of DNA from Equus asinus isolate D_3611 breed Donkey chromosome 20, EquAss-T2T_v2, whole genome shotgun sequence:
gaagataaccaacacatggataaagagaacagattagtggttatcacaGGGGAAGGGGGTAAAGGTCACATATGTATAGCAATGGGTAAAAATTACACTACtggggtgagcatgatgaagtgtattcagaaactgataaacagttatgtacacccgaaattatatgttataaaccattataatccaaataaaattacttgaaaaaagaTTAGTACTGATATCCACCAAAGGACATGTACATGAATGTCCAAGGTATTGTTAATAATACCCCCTAATTGAAAACAATGTCCATCAATGAAACAATGAAAgaatcttcatatatatatatttatatataaataacatttacatatataaattttaataaaatatatattacttatatttatttactatacttttatttattatataacttAAACAATGTAATACTCCACAgcattgaaaaagaataaagtgctgCTATGCAAAGcagtatggatgaatctcacaaacttACAGTTGAGTGAGAAATGCTAGGCATAAAAGAGTACATCCTCTGTTATCTCTGTGAAGTAAAGTATAAAAACAAGCACAAAGAAATCTATGATACCAAAGCCAAAATTGTGGTTGTCTTTGGGGGCCCTGGGAAAATCAGTGGGATGTTAGAAGGTTCTATAATTGGGTCTAAGTGCTAGTAACATAGGtatacttaagatttgtgcactgTACTCTATataagttatacctcaatttaaagaAGAGGAATAGAAGAAAGACCTCACAGAAATAGTTGATAAGTAATTCTCAAAATTGTTGGTCTTCTATTCAATTGAAGCCATTAAACTTTACCAAAACCCTAAAGAGCTTCACCTTATGTGGTTCATGTCTAGAAACATTAACTTTGttcaaaattaaatcagaaattttgtttattaattaattttaaaatagcagtaATAAATCTACTGTTACCATAAAACACAAGTTTTTgtgaaaaattattatattttaaaaacaaaaatagaataaagtcatattaatttatattttacaagtATTTTAATGCCTGACAATAGACAATGTctagattctcatatctgcttctgagTGCAACCTTCTGAAATGAATTGTTTTGTTTAAcatttatgaagaaaatatgacCTCAGATAGATATATAGTTGCAAGGCGGGAGGAGTTGAGTCTTTCATAACTTTTTCAgttaattgtggatattcttctttgatactacagCCAAAATTGACAACAAATAGTTTCCTAAAGGTTGGTTGCTATgtagaatctgaaaccatatcaatggACTTTTGgtactctgttacattaaaacCCATTCCACTATCTTGTACTCGAGTTAGTTCTTAAACATTTATCATTTTGTAACATCAGACATTTGTCGTTTAGAAATATTGGTTCattgagttatgcagatcttccaaatctTGACATAGtttattttacaataataatCACCCATCATGCGGACTCTGGGAAACTCCTTGGTATGTTAGTAAGAGAATGAAACTGAAAAAGGAAAGTAATGCCTTAATATTACTATGAAACTTGTTTGTGACATCACAGATTTCCTGAAATGATCTTGAGGCCCTCAcaggtccatggaccacacttcaaGTGTTCTGTTAGTTGTTCCAGAGATAATACTGGAGGAAACTGGAGATAGATCATTGATGATCAATGAGCCAGGAAAGGGAGATTATTGAGCAGAGAGATTATATAGAGAGACCATATCCAAGACATTTTCACACATTTGGTAGTTGTGAGAATTACTTATGTAGTATCCATGACTATTCTTAGGAAGCGATTTTACTCAGTGGAGAAAATATCTGGTATTAGTGAATAAGTGAGGAAAAATGATTTGATTTTTAGAAACAGCATAGGTATTTTGAGTTGTgtattgcatttattattttggaGGGCTAACCAGTATattatatgtattctttattACTTGAGAAAATTGGTCTGCACAGCTTTTTCCAATATGATGTTTACTACACactcttcttttaaaatccaTGACTGCTGTTTTTACCTGTATACATACTATCAGCATAACTGATAAACTGAATTTTAGCTTCAAAGACTACCCAGGCAGGAAAGTGTCCTGaaaaaccattttatttcttatctaCAGGGAAGATTACAAACATAGACAAGACACATAATGACTCTCTCACAGGGTTGAGAACACATTTTACTTGCATACACTAGAGGAAAGTTGCAGTGAGTTGATATCAATGACCTGATTAAAACTGATGATgaagaaaaagtaagagaaagtCACTGGGATATAAATCCAGAATTAGTTCTAAATCTCCCAACTATAGTTTCAGAACATATAGTCTGGTGTAGATCATGGAAAATGTATGATACCGTACCTGAGTGAAAGTATGCTGTCACATAtgaatttcttctttatgttttgcGTTCATCTTCCTTCTATCTAATTTCAGTTGTCCTGAACACTTGCACCTTTCCCACCATGCAAGAGATTTATGACACTGTCTCTGATCTGTTTTGTCTTTATCCCATAGACAATGGGATTCAAGgttggaggaagaagaagataaaGATTAGCCACAATGATGTGAAGAGAAGGGGGAATGGTGTGTCCCCCAAAACGATGGGTAAAGAAAGTAAATAGTGCTGGAACATAGGTGATGATGATAGCAGATCTATGGGCAGTGCAGGTGCTAAAGGCCTTCTGCCGAGCATCTGCTGATGAGAGGCTGACCACTGCCTGAAGGATCATAGTGTAAGATATGGATATACAGCAGATGTCAAACACTCCAAGCAGGAGGGCAACCATCAGACCATAGATGACATTGACCTTGATGCTGGCACAGGATAACTTCACCACTGACATGTGGTCACAATATGTATGGGAGATAATATTGCTTTGGCAGAAGGGCAAATGCTTGGCCAAGATTGGGAAAGGGATCATGAGCAACATACCTCTCAGGAAGGTGGCAAGCCCAGCTTTGGCAATGATAGGGTTAGTGAGTATTGCAGCATAACGCAATGGGTAAcaaatggccacatagcggtccaGAGCCATGAGCATGAGCACACCAGACTCCACACCCGTGAACCCATGGACAAAGAACATCTGGACTAAGCAAACATTGAAGTTAATTTCTTTGAGATTGAACCAGAAGATGCAGAGTGCATTGGGTAGAGTAGTGGTGCAGGTAAAGAGGTCAATGAGGGAGAGCATGGCCAGAAAGAAATACATTGGACGATGTAAGGACTCTTCACGATGAATGAGGTACACAAGGCCAAGGTTTCCCACAAGGGAGATGATATACATTGTGCAGAATGGGAGGGAGATCCATACATGTACTCTTTCCAGACCAGGAATTccattaagaataaaaaattggGGGGTCACATATGAATTATTTGAAACCAGCATAACTAATTCAATAGAGGGAATCTATTTTTCTGGATGTCTCTCTCCTAAGAAGAAGgaattaagaaatagaaatttaattcAGATCTTCCTTGAAAATTCAATTTTACACttgcaataaaattaaatttatattagtCCCAACAATTTTGCCTAAAATTgcctatgaaaataaataattcattgaGTAATACTATATTAcctgtaatattttaaaagctttatgaACAGTCTAAACGTAGTTCTTAAAGCCATAGTTACAAAGTTGTAATGCTTGTTATCatcaaatataagaaattaataCATAGAGAGATCAAATAATGTTGAATGTCACAAAACTAGATTCAGGGACAGAAAGGATATTCATATATGACTCTAACATTCATGCAATCTCTGTTATCTGCATCCTGATTTGACAGAGTATATAGCTTATGACAGCAAGTTATAATTTCATGAAGGATGGCCTGGAATTTGTTAATAACGTTAATTTCAAGTGGTAATACGTAACAGGGAGATTATGGTAATGCATACCAAATAAGATCTTAttcaaatttcaattattttcataCCAGTTATATGACTTGGTTTGATTTACTTGACACTCAAAGCCTCAGTTGCTTATCTATAATACAAGGCTAATGATAATGAACAGTTCTGAAAAATAATCAGAAGTTTATTTAACTCCTAAGTTAGTATCCTGGTAGATTGTATATACTAATTTGAAATGCAAGTGGGGATGCCACATGGATATGAGATTCAATGATAGTGGTCATGAAGGTCTAACTATTGTGATTGtccctgaaagagaaaaataagaaatctcCCTTTCTCACATAACCTGTAATAAACCAATGTCATTGACgtcatctatttttcttttcatgtcttctgtttttacataatttttgtgGACCATATTCTCTGTAGTCTCCCTTTATTCTTTCTCCTGGAAATATTTCCACTCTCATGACCTGAAGTAGAGGCAACATGATGTtaattttcagataattttacAAGAAAGCTATGTCAAAATTGCTGAGTCCTCCTTCTAAATGCATCCtggatgttttcattttaaatttccatgGACAGTTTAAAGTCACCATGTCCAAGACTAAAGTCATCACTTCAACTTCTATCCCATGCCAGAATAAACTCCATTTCTGAGTTCTGTCTTTTGGAGAATGCTGTCATCATCTACCACATGATCTACCCACATCTTTGTCATCTTCTCAGGTATTCCTCTACCTCATATTGGGTATAATTCCTTTATAGCACAAAATGTCTTGGTTCTCTTACTCTATCCAGGTCACCTCAGCATATCTATTTACTCTATCTTCAGAcaagaaaaatttctatttttaacccgGAAATATTTCTAATGTCAGGCCTTTTTTATTAATCATCCTTGTTACTGTCTTTTAAAGACCATCTAGTTACATCACCTACAGGTTTGCTTTgtcctttgtatttttcaaacCAAATTGCCCAATAGCATAATTTTGAAGACATTGTAATATACTGCTCAAGAATATTCAATGCCTTTTCCTCAATTTGAGGGTAGGACTCAATTTTATTGGCATGGCTTTCAATAAGGTAAAACTTAGGTcttatcttctcttttctcttttcttttctcccattccctAAGCCTCCAAAAGTATCTTGGTTTGGGCGATAAATTATATGACCACTGTATACTAGCATTTCATGATTAAACGTTGCTAGACTACTTGCCAAGCCTGAAATACTACATATACTTCAAGCCTATGTTGACTTTGCTTAATTTCTTTCCCATATTTGAAAATCTCTCTGTCATATATTTACCTTGAAAAGCCTTCTTTGAACCCTGAGATAGAATGCCACTTCTTTTACAGAGGATTGTGTATTCCAATGTCCAGGGTAAGCTATTGTCACTAAATTCCCTGAGCCAGGTACAGGATGTTTACTTTGCTTGCCCAAAACTATTAGTGATTAATTTCCAGTGAAATCAAGGTTTTTCTAGTTCAAACTTCATATCTGTTCCAGTAAATCAATTCCTTTATAAAGGCTTACTAACAGTGGATCAgtgatttatttctcatttattcttttctgtgtttgcttgttttctctgGAGGAATACAACGCTTCACGTTTTTAACTTGGGACCTCTGCACTTCCTGCTTCTTATAATTTCTGCTTGCTCAGCACTCTAGCCATCTTCCCAGTAAAGAGCAAGAGGATTGTGTGGGAtgattctactttctctttcaaaGGGGAGGGTAATTTGGTTACAAGTCGCATTCAGACTTACCCTGAAACTCCCTCCACTTCCCTATTTTTGCCTGTATTTCTGGGAAAGTAAAAAGTAAACAGAATATCAGAGTGAATTAGAAGTACAATATAACAAAAGCACAAGAAGAAAAGTGCACCTCAAGATCTTGCTTCCATCTTGCATCAGCCTTTATCAGTGAAAGAGACAGAGCAACACAATGCACTACAAAA
This window harbors:
- the LOC106828937 gene encoding olfactory receptor 52N5-like yields the protein MLVSNNSYVTPQFFILNGIPGLERVHVWISLPFCTMYIISLVGNLGLVYLIHREESLHRPMYFFLAMLSLIDLFTCTTTLPNALCIFWFNLKEINFNVCLVQMFFVHGFTGVESGVLMLMALDRYVAICYPLRYAAILTNPIIAKAGLATFLRGMLLMIPFPILAKHLPFCQSNIISHTYCDHMSVVKLSCASIKVNVIYGLMVALLLGVFDICCISISYTMILQAVVSLSSADARQKAFSTCTAHRSAIIITYVPALFTFFTHRFGGHTIPPSLHIIVANLYLLLPPTLNPIVYGIKTKQIRDSVINLLHGGKGASVQDN